A genomic region of Candidatus Rokuibacteriota bacterium contains the following coding sequences:
- a CDS encoding decarboxylase, producing MADANWSKHMADVLRRNGIRLFATVPDYIVTQVLEQLWSDSQCRVVTVCREEEGLGLLSGAFMAGRRGALIMQNSGLGNCVNTLGSLNVASQIPVVLVMSHRGDLGEFNPAQVPVGQAAARILDALDIRHLMPRSIADLEAQADGLIKLAYTRSLPVAFILPAELTGGKLG from the coding sequence ATGGCAGACGCGAACTGGTCGAAGCACATGGCGGACGTGCTGCGCCGGAACGGGATCCGGCTCTTCGCCACGGTCCCCGACTACATCGTGACCCAGGTGCTCGAGCAGCTCTGGAGCGATTCCCAGTGCCGGGTGGTCACGGTGTGCCGCGAGGAGGAGGGGCTCGGCCTCCTCTCCGGGGCCTTCATGGCTGGCCGGCGGGGGGCCCTCATCATGCAGAACAGCGGGCTCGGGAACTGCGTGAACACGCTGGGCTCACTGAACGTGGCCAGCCAGATCCCGGTGGTGCTCGTCATGAGCCATCGCGGGGACCTGGGCGAGTTCAACCCGGCCCAGGTCCCGGTGGGGCAGGCGGCCGCGCGCATCCTCGACGCCCTCGACATCCGCCACCTCATGCCGCGCTCCATCGCCGATCTCGAGGCGCAGGCCGACGGTCTGATCAAGCTGGCGTACACGCGGTCGCTCCCGGTGGCCTTCATCCTGCCGGCGGAGCTGACGGGAGGGAAGCTCGGATGA
- a CDS encoding FAD-dependent oxidoreductase — protein MGEAKARPRLFSPGTIGLMELRNRVVMAPMVVQLAAETGAVTPRTVEHYARRAAGGAGLVIVEATYIAPQGKAFVCQLGIDRDGLVPGHFELVEAVHRQGAKVALQIHHGGGRADPAVTGGFLLAPSPVAQDAASIVPREATVTEIEAVAEEYARAADRARRAGYDAVEIHGAHGYLIHEFLSPASNRRADAYGGSPENRRRFAGLVVRRVRAAVGARFPVLFRLSAEGGYGIEEAVEIAEALEAWGVDAIHVSIGGTAPITLAPPDTSPMARPEGWLTGYAATIKGRVSVPVIAVGEIRHPAFAEEILDEGKADFIALGRQLLADPDWPAKAAAGRDDEIRPCISCDHCRLALLWARPIRCLVNPETGREREFSAVGPAAAPKRIIVVGGGPAGLEAARAAAARGHHVTLYERSAELGGQLHLAALPPHKDKIEWLRCCLVNQALRAGVQLSTSTAFSPDGLAEGEADAVVVATGARPVEERVLGARPGQVRSAWEVLEGRPPARDLAVVVLGGRQMGCETAEFLAERGNRVTLVSRSPAEDLAGDVVPSYRGPLLARLRRLGVAFRTRCDIREVRDGRAVLVEEDGREATVGAELVIVARGSMSEPTWLELLRRKVPEVHAVGDCVEPRIIADALYEGAWAGSHI, from the coding sequence ATGGGGGAAGCGAAGGCCCGCCCGCGGCTCTTCTCGCCGGGAACGATCGGGCTCATGGAGCTGCGCAATCGGGTCGTGATGGCACCCATGGTGGTGCAGCTCGCCGCCGAGACGGGGGCGGTGACCCCGCGCACCGTCGAGCACTACGCGCGCCGGGCTGCGGGCGGCGCGGGGCTCGTCATCGTGGAGGCCACCTACATCGCGCCGCAGGGCAAGGCCTTCGTCTGCCAGCTCGGGATCGACCGCGACGGGCTCGTGCCCGGCCACTTCGAGCTGGTCGAGGCGGTCCACCGCCAGGGCGCGAAGGTCGCGCTGCAGATCCATCACGGCGGGGGCCGCGCCGACCCGGCGGTGACCGGTGGCTTCCTCCTGGCTCCGTCGCCTGTGGCCCAGGATGCCGCCTCCATCGTCCCCCGGGAGGCGACCGTGACGGAGATCGAGGCGGTGGCGGAGGAGTACGCCCGCGCCGCCGACCGGGCCCGGCGCGCAGGGTACGATGCGGTGGAGATCCACGGCGCTCATGGCTACCTGATCCACGAGTTCCTCTCCCCCGCCTCCAACCGCCGCGCCGACGCCTATGGCGGGAGCCCGGAGAACCGCCGCCGCTTCGCCGGGCTGGTGGTCCGGCGGGTCCGCGCGGCGGTGGGCGCGCGCTTCCCGGTGCTCTTCCGCCTGAGCGCCGAGGGCGGCTACGGGATCGAGGAGGCCGTGGAGATCGCGGAGGCGCTCGAGGCGTGGGGCGTGGACGCCATCCATGTCTCCATCGGCGGAACTGCCCCGATCACCCTGGCTCCGCCCGACACCAGCCCCATGGCTCGTCCCGAGGGATGGCTCACCGGCTACGCCGCCACCATCAAGGGGCGCGTCTCCGTGCCGGTCATCGCCGTGGGGGAGATCCGCCACCCCGCCTTCGCCGAGGAGATCCTGGACGAGGGGAAGGCCGATTTCATCGCGCTGGGCCGGCAGTTGCTGGCCGACCCCGACTGGCCGGCCAAGGCCGCGGCCGGCAGGGACGACGAGATCCGCCCGTGCATCTCCTGTGACCATTGCCGGCTGGCGCTGCTGTGGGCGCGGCCCATCCGGTGCCTGGTGAATCCCGAGACGGGGCGCGAGCGGGAGTTCTCCGCCGTGGGGCCGGCAGCGGCGCCCAAGCGCATCATCGTCGTCGGTGGTGGCCCCGCCGGCCTCGAGGCCGCGCGCGCCGCGGCCGCGCGGGGCCACCACGTCACGCTGTACGAGCGGAGCGCCGAGCTCGGCGGCCAGCTCCACCTGGCCGCGCTCCCTCCCCACAAGGACAAGATCGAGTGGTTGAGGTGCTGCCTCGTCAACCAGGCGCTCCGGGCGGGGGTGCAGCTGTCCACCTCGACGGCCTTCAGCCCCGACGGGCTCGCCGAGGGAGAGGCCGATGCCGTGGTGGTGGCCACCGGCGCCCGCCCCGTCGAGGAGCGGGTGCTGGGGGCCCGGCCCGGCCAGGTGCGCTCGGCCTGGGAAGTGCTGGAGGGCCGTCCGCCCGCCAGGGACCTGGCGGTGGTTGTGCTCGGGGGCAGGCAGATGGGTTGCGAGACGGCGGAGTTCCTGGCGGAGCGCGGCAACCGGGTCACCCTGGTCTCGCGCTCGCCCGCGGAGGATCTGGCCGGGGACGTGGTGCCGAGCTACCGGGGGCCGCTCCTGGCCCGCCTGCGACGGCTGGGAGTGGCGTTCCGCACCCGCTGCGACATCCGCGAGGTGCGGGACGGCCGGGCCGTGCTCGTGGAGGAGGACGGCCGCGAGGCGACCGTGGGCGCCGAGCTGGTCATCGTGGCGCGCGGCTCCATGTCCGAGCCCACGTGGCTCGAGCTGCTCCGGCGGAAGGTGCCCGAGGTCCACGCCGTCGGGGACTGCGTCGAGCCGCGCATCATCGCCGACGCCCTCTACGAAGGGGCCTGGGCCGGGAGCCACATCTGA
- a CDS encoding oxaloacetate decarboxylase: MRPSTRLRRLLAGPDIIVAPGVYDGLSARLACRAGFSAVYATGGGIARSLGYPDLGLLGLVEVADRVARIVEQSEVPVIADADTGYGNALSARRAVRELERAGVAAFHLEDQHFPKRCGHYADKSVVPVEEMAQKIRAAREAASDPDLVIIARTDAIAVEGFEAALARAQAYAEAGADMLFVEAPQTEAQIEAVPARLRAPQLINMFLGGKTPLVSLERLRAWGYRIVIIPSDLQRAAIRAMEEVLAAIKRDGNSAALAERMASFEEREAVVDTPRYLELDRRYASRPGAAPP, encoded by the coding sequence ATGCGGCCCTCGACGCGCCTGCGCCGCCTCCTGGCGGGCCCGGACATCATCGTGGCGCCGGGCGTCTACGATGGACTCTCGGCGCGCCTGGCCTGCCGCGCCGGGTTCTCGGCCGTCTACGCCACGGGCGGCGGCATCGCCCGGAGCCTGGGCTATCCCGACCTGGGGCTGCTCGGCCTGGTGGAGGTGGCCGACCGCGTGGCCCGCATCGTCGAGCAGTCCGAGGTGCCGGTCATCGCCGACGCCGACACGGGCTACGGGAATGCGCTGAGCGCGCGCCGCGCCGTGCGCGAGCTCGAGCGCGCCGGGGTGGCGGCCTTCCACCTCGAGGACCAGCATTTCCCCAAGCGCTGCGGGCACTACGCCGACAAGTCGGTCGTCCCGGTGGAGGAGATGGCGCAGAAGATCCGGGCGGCCCGGGAAGCCGCCAGCGACCCCGACCTGGTGATCATCGCCCGGACCGACGCCATCGCCGTCGAGGGGTTCGAGGCCGCGCTGGCGCGTGCGCAGGCCTACGCCGAGGCCGGGGCGGACATGCTGTTCGTGGAGGCGCCCCAGACCGAGGCGCAGATCGAGGCTGTCCCGGCGCGCCTCCGCGCCCCGCAGCTCATCAACATGTTTCTCGGCGGGAAGACGCCGCTGGTGTCCCTCGAACGGCTCCGCGCATGGGGCTACCGCATCGTGATCATCCCGTCCGACCTCCAGCGTGCCGCCATCCGGGCCATGGAAGAGGTGCTGGCGGCCATCAAGCGCGACGGCAACAGCGCGGCTCTGGCCGAGCGCATGGCCTCGTTCGAGGAGCGGGAGGCCGTGGTGGACACACCGCGGTACCTCGAGCTCGACCGGCGGTACGCGAGCCGGCCGGGCGCTGCGCCGCCGTGA
- a CDS encoding VanZ family protein, which produces MTEHPRALRLLAPLGWTMVIAWFSGVAGNSSVTRELTLPWIAALLPWAAPETLEALHVLVRKTGHVTEYGLLAFLWAWAVGSWRAPLALSVLTAFLDEAHQATTLEREGSVGDLLLDSTAAAAALWLLHQGPGAPLDTLARALLWIAAGGGTALLLVNLTAGAPGGWLWLSVPAAWIALALLRMRTRRP; this is translated from the coding sequence GTGACGGAGCATCCACGCGCCCTTCGCCTCCTGGCGCCGCTCGGCTGGACCATGGTCATTGCCTGGTTCTCCGGCGTGGCAGGGAACAGCTCGGTCACCCGGGAGCTGACGCTGCCGTGGATCGCAGCGCTGCTGCCCTGGGCGGCTCCGGAAACCCTCGAGGCCCTGCACGTGCTGGTTCGCAAGACCGGTCACGTCACCGAGTACGGGCTCCTCGCGTTCCTCTGGGCATGGGCGGTGGGCAGCTGGCGTGCCCCACTGGCGCTGTCGGTCCTCACGGCCTTCCTCGACGAGGCCCACCAGGCGACCACGCTCGAGCGGGAAGGCAGCGTCGGCGATCTCCTGCTGGACTCCACAGCGGCGGCGGCGGCGCTCTGGCTCCTCCACCAGGGCCCCGGCGCGCCCCTCGATACGCTGGCTCGCGCACTCCTGTGGATCGCGGCGGGAGGTGGGACCGCGCTCCTGCTCGTCAACCTCACGGCCGGTGCGCCGGGCGGCTGGCTCTGGCTCTCCGTGCCCGCCGCCTGGATCGCGCTGGCCCTCCTCCGGATGAGGACCAGGCGCCCGTAG
- a CDS encoding ribonuclease H-like domain-containing protein yields the protein MAVPADLRDLIRRLEARTRAPRPDRPAASIQDAVAGAIEETERGPVLVVRRRWPLAHVHGGQPLTALRGAAPECLALLARDGVSPPGPDRLLYLDTETTGLAGGTGTYAFLVGAGFVDGAELEVRQFFMRDLDEEPALLAAVDGLLRRFDGLVTYNGAGFDLPLLETRFVLGRRRWPGEGVHLDLLPAARRLWGGRLADCRLGTVEQRVLGFSREDDVPGALIPSLYFDYLRRRHPGDVPRIFEHNRHDILSLAALTGWVTDAAGRAPDPGLAPEDLAALGRLWEPRDAARGEACYRLALRLGLEGAGRERLLSRLAWTERRRARFVEARALWEEIVHRQGAFDPRPWEEMAKIDEHRRRDFATAHAVIREALDRARSTRAADGVIAALTHRLHRLDRRRQAGARSPRLRQQAAPGPEGPPPRPGT from the coding sequence GTGGCCGTTCCCGCGGACCTCCGAGACCTGATCCGGCGCCTCGAGGCCAGGACGCGGGCGCCGCGCCCGGACCGGCCTGCGGCGTCGATCCAGGACGCCGTGGCCGGCGCCATCGAGGAGACGGAGCGCGGGCCCGTCCTGGTGGTGCGTCGACGCTGGCCGCTGGCCCACGTCCACGGGGGCCAACCGCTGACCGCGCTCCGTGGGGCCGCTCCGGAGTGCCTCGCGCTGCTGGCGCGCGACGGAGTCTCCCCCCCGGGCCCCGACCGTCTCCTGTACCTGGACACGGAGACGACGGGGCTCGCGGGGGGCACCGGGACGTATGCGTTCCTGGTCGGGGCAGGTTTTGTGGATGGCGCGGAGTTAGAGGTGCGGCAGTTCTTCATGCGCGACCTCGACGAGGAGCCGGCGCTCCTGGCCGCCGTGGACGGGCTGCTCCGGCGCTTCGACGGCCTGGTCACCTACAACGGCGCCGGCTTCGACCTGCCGCTGCTGGAAACGCGCTTCGTGCTCGGGCGTCGCCGGTGGCCCGGGGAGGGGGTCCACCTCGATCTCCTGCCCGCTGCCCGCCGGCTCTGGGGCGGCCGACTCGCGGACTGCCGGCTGGGAACGGTGGAGCAACGCGTGCTGGGCTTCAGCCGCGAGGACGACGTGCCGGGGGCGCTGATCCCGTCCCTGTACTTCGACTACCTGAGGCGAAGGCATCCCGGCGACGTGCCCCGGATCTTCGAGCACAACCGCCACGACATTCTCTCGCTGGCTGCACTCACCGGCTGGGTGACCGACGCGGCCGGGCGCGCGCCCGATCCCGGGCTGGCGCCGGAGGACCTGGCCGCCCTCGGCCGGCTCTGGGAGCCCCGGGATGCCGCGCGCGGCGAGGCGTGCTACCGGCTGGCGCTGCGTCTGGGGCTCGAGGGAGCCGGGCGGGAGCGGCTGCTGTCCCGGCTGGCCTGGACCGAGCGGCGGCGGGCGCGCTTCGTGGAGGCGCGGGCCCTCTGGGAGGAGATCGTCCATCGCCAGGGGGCCTTCGACCCACGACCCTGGGAGGAGATGGCCAAGATCGACGAGCACCGGCGCCGTGACTTCGCCACTGCCCACGCGGTGATCAGAGAGGCGCTTGACCGTGCCCGCAGCACCCGCGCGGCCGACGGGGTGATTGCGGCGCTCACCCACCGCCTGCACCGCCTGGATCGCCGCCGCCAGGCTGGCGCTCGGTCCCCGAGGCTCCGTCAACAGGCGGCGCCGGGGCCGGAGGGCCCCCCGCCCCGGCCGGGAACGTGA
- a CDS encoding DEAD/DEAH box helicase — MSLRDLLDELLTSLETGPLIAATRHFDARPAAFAPFPSSLDPRLVVALRGRGVTQLYSHQARAFESVAKGEHLVVVTPTASGKTLCYNLPVLQSLVQQPEARVLYLFPTKALAQDQLAELTELARTLPGMRMFTYDGDTPQDARRAVRARANLVLTNPDMLHSGILPHHTKWVNLFQNLRYIVIDELHAYRGVFGSHLANVLRRLKRICRHYGSAPQFIMASATIANPRELAERLTGEPVSEIGESGAPTGDKLFVCYNPPVANPELGIRAPYLGEAAKLAARFLKGKIATIVFCQSRLSTEVVLATVKKLVEDRTGDSGIVRGYRGGYLPHRRREVEQGLRSGEVLGVVATSALELGIDIGHLDVAVLAGFPGTIASLWQQAGRAGRRSGQSVAILVATSAPMDQYLVAHPEYLFGVSPEQARINPQNPFILVNHLKCGAFELPFEAGEPFGGEVSAQLAALEEAGLLHRAGDRYHWTSETYPADHISLRTVTSDNFLVIDTTARDAKETRRRQIIAEVDWKSAFAMIYPYMVESEPFEVQALHYREDEEKVAYVKRVVVDYFTDAISAKGVWILQRFTRRDSRGLAAEQGEVLVAEKVVGFKKIKMGTLENVGSGEVELPQQEMQTTGVWLTFDPAVLARVSPSREELVDGLRALTYLLHHLAPIFLLCDVRDVGAWLGDGTPAETGVVATRESARARLLRAEAFTPTIYLYDSQPGGAGLAERIFEVLPEILAQGCTMLDSCPCKSGCPSCVGPVNEVGRRAKSAARALLAELVNPA, encoded by the coding sequence ATGTCGCTACGGGATCTGCTCGACGAGCTGCTCACCTCGCTCGAGACGGGTCCCCTGATCGCCGCGACCCGGCACTTCGACGCCCGCCCCGCCGCCTTCGCCCCCTTCCCGTCTTCCCTCGACCCTCGACTCGTGGTAGCGCTCCGCGGCCGGGGCGTCACGCAGCTCTACTCCCACCAGGCTCGGGCCTTCGAGAGCGTGGCGAAGGGCGAGCACCTGGTGGTCGTGACGCCCACGGCGTCGGGGAAGACGCTCTGCTACAACCTGCCCGTCCTCCAGAGCCTGGTCCAGCAGCCGGAGGCGCGCGTCCTCTACCTCTTCCCCACCAAGGCCCTGGCCCAGGACCAGCTCGCCGAGCTGACCGAGCTCGCCAGGACGCTGCCTGGCATGCGGATGTTCACTTACGACGGCGACACGCCGCAGGATGCCCGGCGGGCGGTCCGGGCGCGAGCCAACCTGGTGCTCACCAATCCGGACATGCTTCACTCGGGGATCCTGCCGCATCACACCAAGTGGGTGAATCTCTTCCAGAACCTCCGCTACATCGTCATCGACGAGCTGCACGCCTACCGCGGCGTCTTCGGAAGCCACCTGGCCAACGTGCTCCGCCGGCTCAAGCGCATCTGCCGCCACTACGGCTCGGCACCCCAGTTCATCATGGCCTCGGCCACCATCGCGAATCCGCGCGAGCTGGCCGAGCGCCTCACGGGTGAGCCGGTGTCCGAGATCGGCGAGAGCGGCGCCCCGACGGGGGACAAGCTCTTCGTCTGCTACAACCCGCCCGTGGCGAACCCGGAGCTGGGGATCCGCGCCCCCTACCTGGGCGAGGCCGCCAAGCTCGCGGCGCGCTTCCTCAAGGGGAAGATCGCCACCATCGTCTTCTGTCAGAGCCGCCTGTCCACCGAGGTCGTGCTGGCCACCGTCAAGAAGCTGGTGGAGGACAGGACGGGCGACTCGGGGATCGTGCGGGGCTACCGCGGCGGCTACCTGCCGCACAGGCGGCGCGAGGTGGAGCAGGGGCTCAGGTCGGGCGAGGTGCTGGGCGTCGTTGCCACGAGCGCTCTGGAGCTCGGCATCGACATCGGCCACCTGGACGTGGCGGTGCTGGCCGGATTCCCCGGCACCATCGCCTCCCTGTGGCAGCAGGCGGGGCGCGCGGGGCGGCGCAGCGGCCAGTCGGTCGCCATCCTCGTGGCCACGAGCGCCCCGATGGACCAGTACCTGGTCGCTCATCCCGAGTACCTCTTCGGGGTCTCGCCCGAGCAGGCGCGCATCAACCCCCAGAACCCCTTCATCCTCGTCAACCACCTGAAATGCGGCGCTTTCGAGCTGCCGTTCGAGGCCGGGGAGCCCTTCGGCGGGGAGGTCTCGGCCCAGCTCGCCGCGCTGGAGGAGGCGGGGCTCCTGCATCGCGCGGGCGATCGCTATCACTGGACGTCGGAGACCTACCCCGCCGACCACATCTCCCTCCGGACGGTCACCTCCGACAACTTCCTCGTCATCGACACGACGGCGCGGGATGCCAAGGAGACCCGACGGCGCCAGATCATCGCGGAGGTGGACTGGAAGAGCGCCTTCGCCATGATCTACCCCTACATGGTGGAGAGCGAGCCCTTCGAGGTGCAGGCGCTCCACTACCGCGAGGACGAGGAGAAGGTGGCCTATGTCAAGCGGGTCGTCGTGGACTACTTCACCGACGCCATCAGCGCCAAGGGGGTGTGGATCCTCCAGCGCTTCACCCGCCGGGACAGCCGGGGGCTCGCCGCCGAGCAGGGCGAGGTGCTGGTGGCCGAGAAGGTGGTGGGCTTCAAGAAGATCAAGATGGGCACGCTGGAGAACGTGGGATCGGGGGAAGTCGAATTGCCGCAGCAGGAGATGCAGACCACGGGCGTCTGGCTCACCTTCGACCCGGCCGTGCTGGCGCGGGTGTCGCCGAGCCGCGAGGAGCTGGTGGACGGGCTCCGCGCCCTCACATACCTGCTCCACCACCTCGCCCCGATCTTCCTCCTCTGCGACGTGAGAGACGTGGGCGCGTGGCTCGGCGACGGCACGCCGGCCGAGACGGGCGTGGTGGCGACACGGGAGTCGGCGCGGGCCCGGCTGCTCCGCGCGGAGGCGTTCACTCCGACGATCTACCTCTACGACAGCCAGCCCGGGGGGGCGGGGCTGGCCGAGCGCATCTTCGAGGTGCTCCCCGAGATCCTGGCCCAGGGGTGCACCATGCTCGACTCCTGCCCGTGCAAGAGCGGCTGTCCCTCCTGTGTGGGGCCCGTGAACGAGGTGGGCCGTCGGGCCAAGTCCGCGGCCCGGGCGCTCCTGGCCGAGCTCGTGAACCCGGCCTGA